The window ACTCGGCACGATGAACAACATCTGGCAGCAACCTCTGGTCGACATTGGGGGACCGTTTTCGCCGGAGCAGAACCGGGGCGGGCGCTTCCTGATCCTGCCTCCCGGCTACAAGGGGCCGATGCCGGCAATCGCCTATCATGTGGTCAAATCGGATACCAATACCGTGGTCTTCTATCTTCGCGCGGTTCCGCAATCGCGCGAAGATTATCCGAAACTCCGCGAACTGGTGCGGACCTTTCGGCAATACCGTTTGTCCGAGGCGGCCAAACCGCCGGAGATGACGTTTATCTCGTTACCCGGTGAAAAGGTCAACATGTTGACCAAGGAGGGCTTTGCTTTTTTTGAAAATCTGGCCCGCTACATCAACGAGAACCCGCCGCGCCCGCAGGACATGGCCATGTTGGGAATGCTGGAAACGCTGGGGATTGCGCACGGACGCGAATTCAAGCCGGACAAACGGATGCGGGGAATTCTGACGGAGGCGGCGAAGATGGGACGCGCGATGGCTGAGACCGTGTCCTGGCACCCGCGAGTTCCCAAGAAGGATCTTCACCCCTATGAAAATAGTCCGTGGAAACGGATCTTCATCTCGGACGATCCCACTTTTCACACGCCGGATTACCTCGCCATCGATGAGCGAACGCGATTCGGCTTCGAGGCCATCGGAACCTCCAAGTCCATGGTCGTAGCTGCTCCTGGTCAGGGATCGCAGTATGTTGGCGTCTACCAGGATGCCGAGGGCCGCTGGCTCACGGGAGATAACACCTTCCGCATCCGTCTGCCCAAAGACATCCCCGCCGTCAATTTCTGGTCGCTGACCGTTTACGATAATCATTCCCGGTCGCTGATCCAAAACCAGCAGCGCCGTGCCACGATCGGCACCGTGCACGGGGCGGTCCCGAACAAAGATGGCTCCTTCGACACATACTATGGGCCCAAGCTCCCGGACGGTGTGCCCGAAGCGAATTGGATTCAAACCAAGCCCGGCGTCGGCTACATGATTTACCTCCGGCTCTATGGGCCGCTCGAGAGTTGGTTTGATCAATCCTGGCGTCCGGGAGATCCCGAATTGATCAAATGATCACTAAGGAGAACACAACGGAATGACCGGACAGAAGGATTACTTGCCGGTCTCCTTTAGAAAAGAACAAACCAGCGTTATGCTGGGGGTAAGTCTGCTTATCCTTTGGACCCTTGTGGGTACCCTGGGGTTCATCTCT of the Candidatus Methylomirabilota bacterium genome contains:
- a CDS encoding DUF1254 domain-containing protein, producing the protein MLLAGTLFYTVATAQPETQTVETKVGTLEYVGGYPTADTAQKLYDELDYQRAVQAYLWALPMGSYGAFADEHYAFGAGDHAVVVADNSAEPQQLILTANQDTIYMSGALDLSKGPMVLDVPAGLLGTMNNIWQQPLVDIGGPFSPEQNRGGRFLILPPGYKGPMPAIAYHVVKSDTNTVVFYLRAVPQSREDYPKLRELVRTFRQYRLSEAAKPPEMTFISLPGEKVNMLTKEGFAFFENLARYINENPPRPQDMAMLGMLETLGIAHGREFKPDKRMRGILTEAAKMGRAMAETVSWHPRVPKKDLHPYENSPWKRIFISDDPTFHTPDYLAIDERTRFGFEAIGTSKSMVVAAPGQGSQYVGVYQDAEGRWLTGDNTFRIRLPKDIPAVNFWSLTVYDNHSRSLIQNQQRRATIGTVHGAVPNKDGSFDTYYGPKLPDGVPEANWIQTKPGVGYMIYLRLYGPLESWFDQSWRPGDPELIK